From a single Miscanthus floridulus cultivar M001 chromosome 8, ASM1932011v1, whole genome shotgun sequence genomic region:
- the LOC136469038 gene encoding nuclear transcription factor Y subunit C-2-like, which yields MEALKFPAFQFQVEGIIRINPENDQEEHARDQLNKGVVPEDIGVHCLASMIKARFMNFQKESSMASPLSKCFNAIPKGTTIPPPVLSNPHEIAFQQLQQQQQHRQEEQLQAFWAGQLTEAEQQAEAGEVKLKAHHSLPLARIKKIMKADADVKMVAAEAPAVFARACEMFILELMLRAWLHAEGARRRTLQRGDVTAAIHSTEAYDFLTDIVPEEERSWSAGDGVPPATTTTTAVPVIVPPPPAYGLAPVKSVPFATYVNMQPITYMWAPPPPEHRHQQNSDGGRDQQE from the exons ATGGAGGCCCTGAAGTTTCCAGCATTCCAATTTCAGGTTGAGGGGATCATTCGCATTAATCCAGAGAATGACCAAGAGGAACACGCGAGGGACCAGTTGAACAAAGGAGTTGTACCTGAGGACATTGGTGTTCACTGCTTGGCCAGCATGATTAAG GCACGGTTCATGAACTTTCAGAAGGAGTCCTCGATGGCCTCTCCCCTGAGCAAGTGCTTCAATGCAATTCCGAAGGGGA CCACCATTCCGCCGCCGGTGCTCTCGAACCCGCACGAGATCGCGTTCCAGcagctccagcagcagcagcagcaccgccaGGAGGAGCAGCTGCAGGCGTTCTGGGCGGGGCAGCTCACCGAGGCCGAGCAGCAGGCGGAGGCGGGCGAGGTCAAGCTCAAGGCCCACCACAGCCTCCCGCTGGCGCGGATCAAGAAGATCATGAAGGCCGACGCGGACGTCAAGATGGTGGCGGCCGAGGCTCCCGCGGTGTTCGCCAGGGCCTGCGAGATGTTCATCCTCGAGCTCATGCTGCGGGCGTGGCTCCACGCCGAGGGCGCCAGGCGCCGGACGCTGCAGCGGGGCGACGTCACCGCCGCGATCCACAGCACCGAGGCCTACGATTTCCTCACCGACATCGTGCCGGAGGAGGAACGCTCGTGGTCCGCAGGGGACGGCGTGCCgccagcgacgacgacgacgacggccgtgCCAGTCATTGTGCCGCCACCGCCAGCCTACGGCCTGGCTCCGGTGAAGTCCGTCCCTTTTGCAACGTATGTCAACATGCAGCCTATAACGTACAtgtgggcgccgccgccgccggagcatcGCCACCAGCAGAATTCTGACGGTGGGCGCGACCAGCAGGAATGA